One segment of Syngnathus typhle isolate RoL2023-S1 ecotype Sweden linkage group LG9, RoL_Styp_1.0, whole genome shotgun sequence DNA contains the following:
- the LOC133159428 gene encoding uncharacterized protein LOC133159428 isoform X1 yields the protein MANQRTSSAIDSLICQIANEVRVLSQEKNVLDREVEVLKANIAERRDYIETTRTHIKKLEEDADVKHNTLKHNKTIGKGLNVTQCLLQQYERTVRAELESAKDSYVNEKAVFKEKITKCRKQFQDHQKSFRQRFQAQDDTKSPIVVSQDDVPVKPKEGGGAYVNDSGVPRSFSEKGPDSDPHLQPTTEADMEMEGSPVKDSMVVITAVSVSETKYDKQRHLTGPENSENTEEMDAQSQAWESSSSGADEIRGSEQHVRAKAHQGPDKMLREEEDDQEVKALRQLSVVPEEEEAAQAQMEEGGPAQEEEQAPQEHGAPLPQHCQQTQAQSFTAPGTPTFNFNFSPIRSPVAGPSGSKSPAFMFSLSSAPSTLGYSGFGFDGVSSHDEDLSFVFSSSEVCLLMSLSYHPAIHPPTQRKSPNSALCFQKNQKTKSDGLDFLFNQPEQSDDFQFTFPSESSADNKENSSSDFPFSFNF from the exons ATGGCTAATCAAAGAACGTCCAGTGCCATTGATAGCCTCATCTGCCAAATTG ccAATGAAGTTCGTGTGCTTTCTCAGGAGAAGAATGTCCTTGATCGAGAGGTTGAAG TTCTTAAAGCAAACATTGCAGAAAGGAGGGATTATATTGAAACAACTCGCACACATATCAAGAAACTGGAAGAGGATGCTGATGTGAAACACAACACTTTGAAACACAACAAGACAATTGGAAAAGG CCTGAATGTGACTCAGTGCTTGCTCCAACAGTATGAGCGAACTGTGAGAGCAGAATTGGAGAGCGCTAAAGACAGTTATGTCAATGAAAA GGCAGTCTTCAAAGAAAAGATTACAAAATGCAGGAAGCAGTTTCAGGATCATCAGAAATCATTTAGACAAAGGTTTCAGGCACAAGATGACACAAAGAGTCCAATTGTGGTCTCTCAAGACGACGTGCCAGTCAAACCCAAAGAAGGGGGCGGAGCCTATGTCAATG ATTCTGGTGTTCCTCGTTCCTTCTCAGAGAAAGGACCAGATAG tGACCCTCACCTCCAGCCCACCACAGAAGCAGACATGGAAATGGAAGGTTCACCTGTGAAGGATTCCATGGTTGTCATCACCGCTGTGAGTGTCAGTGAGACCAAG TACGACAAACAGAGACATCTGACCGGTCCAGAAAACTCTGAGAACACTGAGGAAATGGACGCACAAAGCCAGGCTTGGGAATCGTCTTCCAGTGGTGCTGATGAAATTAGAGGCAGTGAGCAACATGTGAGGGCAAAAG CTCATCAGGGACCAGATAAGATGCTCAGAGAGGAAGAGGACGACCAGGAGGTCAAAGCATTACGCCAA CTGTCAGTTGTgcctgaggaagaggaggcagcACAGGCACAAATGGAGGAGGGAGGCCCAGCACAGGAAGAGGAGCAGGCACCACAGGAACATGGTGCCCCTTTGCCACAGCACTGTCAACAAACACAAGCTCAGTCCTTCACTGCGCCTGGAACGCCAACATTCAACTTTAA CTTTAGCCCAATACGCTCCCCAGTTGCGGGACCATCTGGTAGCAAATCTCCAGCCTTCATGTTCTCGCTCAGCTCTGCTCCCAGCACCCTAGGCTACTCCGGTTTCGGCTTCGATGGGGTCTCCTCCCATGATGAG gatcTATCGTTCGTATTCAGCAGCTCCGAGGTATGTCTCCTAATGAGTTTGTCTTATCATCCTGCAATTCACCCACCCACTCAAAGAAAATCACCAAACTCTGCACTCTGCTTTCAGAAAAACCAGAAGACTAAATCAGACG GCCTGGATTTCCTGTTCAATCAGCCGGAACAAAGCGACGACTTCCAGTTCACCTTCCCCTCAGAGAGCTCAGCGGATAACAAGGAAAACAGCAGTAGCgactttcccttttcatttaaCTTCTGA
- the LOC133159428 gene encoding uncharacterized protein LOC133159428 isoform X3, with protein sequence MANQRTSSAIDSLICQIANEVRVLSQEKNVLDREVEVLKANIAERRDYIETTRTHIKKLEEDADVKHNTLKHNKTIGKGLNVTQCLLQQYERTVRAELESAKDSYVNEKAVFKEKITKCRKQFQDHQKSFRQRFQAQDDTKSPIVVSQDDVPVKPKEGGGAYVNDSGVPRSFSEKGPDSDPHLQPTTEADMEMEGSPVKDSMVVITAVSVSETKYDKQRHLTGPENSENTEEMDAQSQAWESSSSGADEIRGSEQHVRAKAHQGPDKMLREEEDDQEVKALRQLSVVPEEEEAAQAQMEEGGPAQEEEQAPQEHGAPLPQHCQQTQAQSFTAPGTPTFNFNFSPIRSPVAGPSGSKSPAFMFSLSSAPSTLGYSGFGFDGVSSHDEDLSFVFSSSEKNQKTKSDGLDFLFNQPEQSDDFQFTFPSESSADNKENSSSDFPFSFNF encoded by the exons ATGGCTAATCAAAGAACGTCCAGTGCCATTGATAGCCTCATCTGCCAAATTG ccAATGAAGTTCGTGTGCTTTCTCAGGAGAAGAATGTCCTTGATCGAGAGGTTGAAG TTCTTAAAGCAAACATTGCAGAAAGGAGGGATTATATTGAAACAACTCGCACACATATCAAGAAACTGGAAGAGGATGCTGATGTGAAACACAACACTTTGAAACACAACAAGACAATTGGAAAAGG CCTGAATGTGACTCAGTGCTTGCTCCAACAGTATGAGCGAACTGTGAGAGCAGAATTGGAGAGCGCTAAAGACAGTTATGTCAATGAAAA GGCAGTCTTCAAAGAAAAGATTACAAAATGCAGGAAGCAGTTTCAGGATCATCAGAAATCATTTAGACAAAGGTTTCAGGCACAAGATGACACAAAGAGTCCAATTGTGGTCTCTCAAGACGACGTGCCAGTCAAACCCAAAGAAGGGGGCGGAGCCTATGTCAATG ATTCTGGTGTTCCTCGTTCCTTCTCAGAGAAAGGACCAGATAG tGACCCTCACCTCCAGCCCACCACAGAAGCAGACATGGAAATGGAAGGTTCACCTGTGAAGGATTCCATGGTTGTCATCACCGCTGTGAGTGTCAGTGAGACCAAG TACGACAAACAGAGACATCTGACCGGTCCAGAAAACTCTGAGAACACTGAGGAAATGGACGCACAAAGCCAGGCTTGGGAATCGTCTTCCAGTGGTGCTGATGAAATTAGAGGCAGTGAGCAACATGTGAGGGCAAAAG CTCATCAGGGACCAGATAAGATGCTCAGAGAGGAAGAGGACGACCAGGAGGTCAAAGCATTACGCCAA CTGTCAGTTGTgcctgaggaagaggaggcagcACAGGCACAAATGGAGGAGGGAGGCCCAGCACAGGAAGAGGAGCAGGCACCACAGGAACATGGTGCCCCTTTGCCACAGCACTGTCAACAAACACAAGCTCAGTCCTTCACTGCGCCTGGAACGCCAACATTCAACTTTAA CTTTAGCCCAATACGCTCCCCAGTTGCGGGACCATCTGGTAGCAAATCTCCAGCCTTCATGTTCTCGCTCAGCTCTGCTCCCAGCACCCTAGGCTACTCCGGTTTCGGCTTCGATGGGGTCTCCTCCCATGATGAG gatcTATCGTTCGTATTCAGCAGCTCCGAG AAAAACCAGAAGACTAAATCAGACG GCCTGGATTTCCTGTTCAATCAGCCGGAACAAAGCGACGACTTCCAGTTCACCTTCCCCTCAGAGAGCTCAGCGGATAACAAGGAAAACAGCAGTAGCgactttcccttttcatttaaCTTCTGA
- the LOC133159428 gene encoding uncharacterized protein LOC133159428 isoform X2, with the protein MANQRTSSAIDSLICQIANEVRVLSQEKNVLDREVEVLKANIAERRDYIETTRTHIKKLEEDADVKHNTLKHNKTIGKGLNVTQCLLQQYERTVRAELESAKDSYVNEKAVFKEKITKCRKQFQDHQKSFRQRFQAQDDTKSPIVVSQDDVPVKPKEGGGAYVNDSGVPRSFSEKGPDSDPHLQPTTEADMEMEGSPVKDSMVVITAVSVSETKYDKQRHLTGPENSENTEEMDAQSQAWESSSSGADEIRGSEQHVRAKAHQGPDKMLREEEDDQEVKALRQLSVVPEEEEAAQAQMEEGGPAQEEEQAPQEHGAPLPQHCQQTQAQSFTAPGTPTFNFNFSPIRSPVAGPSGSKSPAFMFSLSSAPSTLGYSGFGFDGVSSHDEDLSFVFSSSEVCLLMSLSYHPAIHPPTQRKSPNSALCFQKNQKTKSDGKHLISQTHIICFLI; encoded by the exons ATGGCTAATCAAAGAACGTCCAGTGCCATTGATAGCCTCATCTGCCAAATTG ccAATGAAGTTCGTGTGCTTTCTCAGGAGAAGAATGTCCTTGATCGAGAGGTTGAAG TTCTTAAAGCAAACATTGCAGAAAGGAGGGATTATATTGAAACAACTCGCACACATATCAAGAAACTGGAAGAGGATGCTGATGTGAAACACAACACTTTGAAACACAACAAGACAATTGGAAAAGG CCTGAATGTGACTCAGTGCTTGCTCCAACAGTATGAGCGAACTGTGAGAGCAGAATTGGAGAGCGCTAAAGACAGTTATGTCAATGAAAA GGCAGTCTTCAAAGAAAAGATTACAAAATGCAGGAAGCAGTTTCAGGATCATCAGAAATCATTTAGACAAAGGTTTCAGGCACAAGATGACACAAAGAGTCCAATTGTGGTCTCTCAAGACGACGTGCCAGTCAAACCCAAAGAAGGGGGCGGAGCCTATGTCAATG ATTCTGGTGTTCCTCGTTCCTTCTCAGAGAAAGGACCAGATAG tGACCCTCACCTCCAGCCCACCACAGAAGCAGACATGGAAATGGAAGGTTCACCTGTGAAGGATTCCATGGTTGTCATCACCGCTGTGAGTGTCAGTGAGACCAAG TACGACAAACAGAGACATCTGACCGGTCCAGAAAACTCTGAGAACACTGAGGAAATGGACGCACAAAGCCAGGCTTGGGAATCGTCTTCCAGTGGTGCTGATGAAATTAGAGGCAGTGAGCAACATGTGAGGGCAAAAG CTCATCAGGGACCAGATAAGATGCTCAGAGAGGAAGAGGACGACCAGGAGGTCAAAGCATTACGCCAA CTGTCAGTTGTgcctgaggaagaggaggcagcACAGGCACAAATGGAGGAGGGAGGCCCAGCACAGGAAGAGGAGCAGGCACCACAGGAACATGGTGCCCCTTTGCCACAGCACTGTCAACAAACACAAGCTCAGTCCTTCACTGCGCCTGGAACGCCAACATTCAACTTTAA CTTTAGCCCAATACGCTCCCCAGTTGCGGGACCATCTGGTAGCAAATCTCCAGCCTTCATGTTCTCGCTCAGCTCTGCTCCCAGCACCCTAGGCTACTCCGGTTTCGGCTTCGATGGGGTCTCCTCCCATGATGAG gatcTATCGTTCGTATTCAGCAGCTCCGAGGTATGTCTCCTAATGAGTTTGTCTTATCATCCTGCAATTCACCCACCCACTCAAAGAAAATCACCAAACTCTGCACTCTGCTTTCAGAAAAACCAGAAGACTAAATCAGACGGTAAGCATCTCATATCTCAAACACACATAATCTGCTTTTTGATTTGA
- the tmem169b gene encoding transmembrane protein 169, translating into MAHVEESQTEGEGSPQIHSLRSESSANHVDDSDAGPSLRRKRRRKREQRPESIIVYRSDVEQGSTGDQGGEEEGAERSVEEGAKFLCTPTNEDGGWSLPPDSRYVTLTGTIMRGKKKGQVVDIHVTMTEKELRELAKSRERLDAECEAGEDSKRACRLGVCRGPHVVLWSISCAPVVFLLSFITSFYYGTLTWYNVFLVYNEERTFWHKITVCPFLIIFYPVLIMPVALSLALYSAVVQVSWAFSRWWHAVRDLEKGFCGWACGKMGLEDCSPYSIIELLDSDTVSSTLQSKAPRELAQTSSV; encoded by the exons ATGGCCCATGTGGAGGAGTCCCAGACCGAAGGAGAGGGCAGTCCCCAAATCCACTCCCTCAGGTCCGAATCGTCTGCAAACCATGTCGACGACAGCGACGCAGGGCCTTCcttgaggaggaagaggaggagaaagcgCGAGCAGCGTCCTGAGTCCATCATCGTCTATCGCTCCGATGTGGAGCAAGGGTCCACCGGTGACCAAGGAGGGGAAGAAGAGGGAGCGGAGAGGAGCGTGGAGGAGGGAGCCAAGTTCCTCTGTACACCCACAAATGAAG ACGGAGGCTGGAGCCTTCCACCAGACAGCCGCTATGTAACTCTAACGGGCACCATCATGCGAGGCAAAAAGAAAGGCCAGGTGGTAGACATCCACGTAACCATGACGGAGAAAGAACTCCGCGAGTTGGCCAAGTCTAGGGAACGGCTTGACGCAGAGTGCGAGGCCGGGGAGGACTCCAAGCGAGCCTGCCGTCTGGGTGTGTGTCGGGGGCCTCACGTTGTCCTGTGGAGCATCTCCTGCGCCCCTGTggtcttccttctttccttcatcACGTCCTTCTACTACGGCACCCTGACCTGGTACAACGTCTTCCTGGTGTACAACGAGGAGCGAACGTTCTGGCACAAGATCACCGTCTGCCCCTTCCTCATCATCTTCTATCCCGTGCTCATCATGCCCGTGGCGCTCTCCCTGGCGCTATACTCCGCCGTGGTTCAGGTGTCCTGGGCCTTCAGCAGGTGGTGGCATGCCGTGAGAGACCTGGAGAAGGGTTTCTGCGGCTGGGCCTGTGGCAAAATGGGTCTGGAGGACTGCTCCCCTTACAGCATCATAGAGCTGCTGGACTCCGATACCGTATCCAGCACCTTGCAGAGCAAAGCACCGAGAGAACTCGCCCAGACATCATCGGTGTGA